The window TAGATATTCAGATTAAGGATTTATTATGAATAATAACGTCAAAATATTATTAGGATACTTAAAAAATCATAAATTCAATTTAATAATAGTATTTTGTTCATTATTTACAGTTGCCCTTTCATTACTCGGTGTAGGAACAGTTTTTAGGCATTTAGTAGATAATGGGTTAAGTAGCAACCAACTTAATTCAATTAACAATTCAATTTTTTTAACATCAGGGCTAATTGCTATATTCGCAATTGGTAGCTTTTTCCGTTCGTATTTCATTAATATTGTAGCAGAGAAAATTACTTCTCAAATCAGAGCAGATAGTTATGCAGATCTACTTCAGCTTGAAATAGCCGCATTTGAAGAATTAAAAATCGGGGACATTATTTCAAGGCTTGGTTCAGATCTTGAGTCAGTAGGAACTCTAATTACTAATTTCTTATCCTTTTTTATTCGCAATTCTATAATGCTATCTGGGGCAATTATTTTGATGTTTTTACAAAGTGCTAAATTATCAATGTTAGTTATTTTTACTGTGCCACTTCTGCTTATGCCTCTTTTACATTTAAGTAAACATATAAGAAGTATTTCTAGAAAGGTAATGGCAGAAAAAGCTGATTTATCATCTTTTATAGAAGAAAGTTTTTCAGCTATTAGAACTTTATACGCCTTTAATCAACAACCTCATAATTTAAAGAGATTTAATGAAAAAATTGCTACCTACGTTAAACATTCCAGTAAAAGGCTTAAGTTAAGGTCCTTATTTTTTGCCCTAGCTATAGCTGCTATAGCTGGATCTATAACTATGGTAATATGGATAGGCAGTCTTGACATAATCAATGGCAAAATGACTTCAGGCCAGATGATATCATTTATTTATTACGCCATGATGGTTGGGATGAGTGCTGGAGGTATAGCAGAATTATTTAGTGAGATACAAGGTCCTCTTGCCGCTCTTGGTAGGGTTTTTAATCTAAGGTCAAATACTAAAGCTTTCACTAATCAGCATGTAGTTACTAGACATCATGAAAAATTTGAAAATGTTTTCCAGAATTATGATATTTCTTTTGAAAATGTAAATTTTTCTTACCCCTCAAGGAAAGATATACTCACCCTTAATAATATTAGCTTTAATGTAAAACATAACCAATTTACTGCTATAGTCGGTAAATCAGGTTCAGGTAAAAGCACCATAATGCAATTATTACTCAATTTTTACAGTCATCAGGCTGGAAAAATCAAAATAGCCGGCCGTGATATAAGTTCTTATGACCGAGATTATTTAAGAGAAATAATAGCCTATACCCCTCAAGAGCCTGATATTTTTTCTGGAACAATCAGATATAATATTATGTTTTCTAATCCTGATGCCAAAGAAGAGGATTTCCAGCAAGTAGTACATTTATGCGGTATCGATAAGTTTGCTAATAATTTACCAGCTGGCCTTGACACTGAAATCGGTGAAAAAGGAGTTAGAATATCGGGTGGACAAAAACAGAGAATCGCAATTGCAAGAGCACTTCTTTATCAACCTGAGATATTACTTCTTGATGAGGCAACAAGTGCTCTTGACAACGAAAGTGAGCAAGAAATATTAGATAACATCAAGAAGATTATGTATGGTAAAACTGTTATATCAATAGCTCACCGAATTACTTCTATTCAGGATTTCGATAATATTTTAGTTATAGATCAAGGAAAATTAGCGAGTAGTGGTACACATAAAGAACTGATAGAAAGTTGTGAAATTTATAATATTTTATACAAAAAATCTCTAGCAAATTAGTTTAGGGTGCTACCTTTGTTCTTAGGAATTTTAAAATTTTGCATTTGCCCTTAAACTTTTAGAGAAGGCTTTGTACTTGCGCCTAATGCCCTAGCACTTAAAAAGTATAATTATCTGATTTCAACGCTACCATTACTTTCTCCTTCTCCAATCAGATAGCTGTTATATTCGCTATTTTCATCTAATGGAACTTCTGCAAAAATTGACCCCGGTTCATTTTCAATCTCTTCCTCTAAACTCTTCATAACTTTTGAAGGTTTAGCTACTTCATTTTTGCTTTCATCTCTTTCTTTTCTAGCATAATTCTTACCCCTATCTAAGGTGGCCCAATTTGTCTAGACTAAAAATCAGAAATTATGAGATATAATTTGCGTTATAATTTTAGCCAATAATTTTTGTTAAATACACCTGTTCTGGAGTTAAATATTCCAAGGATTGGTGCATCCTTTTACTATTATAAAAAGTTATGTAATCTGTTATAGCATTTTTTACCTCCTTGACAGTATTTAAAATTATCAAATATATTTTTTCTTGTTTTAATGAACGCCAAAATCTTTCAATAAATACATTATCTAAAGCCCTACCTTTACCGTCCATGCTAATCTTGATTTCACGTTTAACAAGTTCGTGGATGAAATTTTTTGACGTAAATTGAGAACCTTGATCGGTATTAAAAACCTCAGGTTGACCGTGCTTTTCTAGGGCTTCTTCTAGTGCGTCGATGCAAAAATCACTTTCTAAGCTAATTGAAACCTTCCAGCTCAGAATATAACGGCTAAACCAATCAATAATGGCTACTAGATATACAAATCCTTGTGCCATTCTAATATAAGTTATATCGGTGCTCCATACCTGATTTGTCTTAGTAATTTCAACGCCTTTTAAAAGATAAGGATATACCTTATGAGCTTGGTTGCGCTTGCTTAAATTCATTTTAGGATAAATGGCTTCTATTGCCATTATTCCGTAATAACGACTTACCGCTTTGCGACCGATAACAATTCCAAACGGTACAAGATGCCTGGACATTCTTCTGGCCCCGAAATACGGATGCTCTGTGTAGATTTCATCAATTACTTTCATTATTTCTAAGTCTCTTGTAGTTATTCCTTTTGCCTTGTAATAATAAGTAGATTTATTAATTAAAAGTAGATCGCATTGCCTAGCAATGCTTAGATTTCTACAATTATTATCAATCATACTTTTCCTAGTTTCCAAGTCCAAACAATGTAGATTTTTTTTTCAGCCAGTCACGCTCAACGCTTAACTGTCCTATTTGTTCATATAATTGTTTTATCAAATCTTGATTGTCTGGATCTTTTGTTGCCGGCTTAACTTGAAAACCACTAACTAAATTTTCTATACCTCTTTTTTTCCATGCTTGTATTTGAGTTGCATGAACCCCGTACTTACTGCTTATTTGTGCTATTGTCATTTCAGCTTTTATTGCTTCTATAACAATTTTTGTTTTTTCCGTCGCACTATATTGCTTCGCTTTTTTAGACATATAATTTCCATTCCCTTGTTGTGAAATTATATCTCATTTTGCATTTTTAGCAGTCCAGTTTTTGGGTACCATTATAATCACTGCAGCATGAGCTCCCGAAAATCCAGTCCCAAAATGATCTTTCCTTTGCCATAGGTTATTCCTCGCTAAAAATTTGAACATAAAATAGGTAACCATAAACATACAAATAATTAATATGTAAAAGCGCATAATTAAAATGGTAAGCTTATTTAGTTAAATAATAATTAATATATTAATAAATAATTTACTTATATATAAATAGACGAATTATTGGATTTAATTTATTATCATCAAGATGATTAGTAAAATTCTTAAAGATATGAAAAAAAAGATTATAACGATTGAAGATTTTATCGATAAAGAGAAATCAGTATTAAAATCCAAAACCCAAAGGCTTACGTTTCCTTTATCAGAGGAGGATAAAAATATAATAATTCTGATGAAAGAAATATTATTTGCTCTTGATGGTGTAGGGCTTGCTGCTCCGCAGATAGATATAAATAAAAATATTGCCGTAATATATATACCAGAAACTGCTTCTCTGCTTCGCAACAATGCTAAAATTTATCCCATGCACACATTAATTAATGCAGAATATGAACCGGTTGAAGCTCAAGGAAAATATAGCGATTTTGAGGCGTGTTACTCAGTAAAAACCGTTTGTGGGCAAGTACCAAGATATAATGCCATTAAAGTTAAATACCAGAATGAAGAAGGAGCAGAAATTTCAACAATCGAAACTGGATTTTATGCGAGGGTACTCCAGCATGAGATAGATCATTTAAATGGGACACTAATTACAGATGTACTTACCCCGGACTGCCTTCAAGGTACATTTGAAGAAATGGCAAAACTCCGGAGGGAATCCTTATCTGAAGAAAAAAAGATATTATTTGATAAATTGATAAAACAAAAAAATCTTACGCAAAAAGAATAACCTTCAAGGCCACTTTACTTCAGGTGGTAACGACATTAAAATTGCTTCAACATTACCGCCGGTTGCAAGCCCAAATGACGTACCTCTATCATATAAAAGGTTAAATTCTACGTACCTTCCTCTTTTTATCAGCTGGTGTTTTCGTTGTTCCTGCGTCCATGATAGATCCATTTTATTCCGAGCAATAACAGGGTATATATCCCTCATTGCGATACCGACATCCTTTGTAAAAGCAAAATCATTATTAAAGCTACCGGTATTTAAATAATCATAAAATATCCCACCAATACCTCTTGGCTCATTTCTATGTTTTAAGAAAAAATATTCATCACATGCTTTTTTGAATTTAGGATAATAGTCTAGATCATGTTTATCACAAGCCTCTTTAAACGATTGATGAAATATCTTTGTTTCTTTATCATCCGCATACATAGGTGTAAGGTCAGCTCCCCCGCCGAACCAGCTTTTTGTCGTTTCTATGTACCGCGTATTAAAATGCACCGCAGGAACAAGGGGTGAGCACATATGGGCAACCAGAGAAATACCAGTGGCAAAAAATTCAGGATTCTCCGCAGCTCCTGGTATCTGTTTTCTAAATTCCTCGGAGAATAT of the Candidatus Megaera polyxenophila genome contains:
- a CDS encoding ATP-binding protein, which encodes MNNNVKILLGYLKNHKFNLIIVFCSLFTVALSLLGVGTVFRHLVDNGLSSNQLNSINNSIFLTSGLIAIFAIGSFFRSYFINIVAEKITSQIRADSYADLLQLEIAAFEELKIGDIISRLGSDLESVGTLITNFLSFFIRNSIMLSGAIILMFLQSAKLSMLVIFTVPLLLMPLLHLSKHIRSISRKVMAEKADLSSFIEESFSAIRTLYAFNQQPHNLKRFNEKIATYVKHSSKRLKLRSLFFALAIAAIAGSITMVIWIGSLDIINGKMTSGQMISFIYYAMMVGMSAGGIAELFSEIQGPLAALGRVFNLRSNTKAFTNQHVVTRHHEKFENVFQNYDISFENVNFSYPSRKDILTLNNISFNVKHNQFTAIVGKSGSGKSTIMQLLLNFYSHQAGKIKIAGRDISSYDRDYLREIIAYTPQEPDIFSGTIRYNIMFSNPDAKEEDFQQVVHLCGIDKFANNLPAGLDTEIGEKGVRISGGQKQRIAIARALLYQPEILLLDEATSALDNESEQEILDNIKKIMYGKTVISIAHRITSIQDFDNILVIDQGKLASSGTHKELIESCEIYNILYKKSLAN
- a CDS encoding integrase; amino-acid sequence: MIDNNCRNLSIARQCDLLLINKSTYYYKAKGITTRDLEIMKVIDEIYTEHPYFGARRMSRHLVPFGIVIGRKAVSRYYGIMAIEAIYPKMNLSKRNQAHKVYPYLLKGVEITKTNQVWSTDITYIRMAQGFVYLVAIIDWFSRYILSWKVSISLESDFCIDALEEALEKHGQPEVFNTDQGSQFTSKNFIHELVKREIKISMDGKGRALDNVFIERFWRSLKQEKIYLIILNTVKEVKNAITDYITFYNSKRMHQSLEYLTPEQVYLTKIIG
- a CDS encoding transposase; protein product: MSKKAKQYSATEKTKIVIEAIKAEMTIAQISSKYGVHATQIQAWKKRGIENLVSGFQVKPATKDPDNQDLIKQLYEQIGQLSVERDWLKKKSTLFGLGN
- a CDS encoding peptide deformylase; this encodes MISKILKDMKKKIITIEDFIDKEKSVLKSKTQRLTFPLSEEDKNIIILMKEILFALDGVGLAAPQIDINKNIAVIYIPETASLLRNNAKIYPMHTLINAEYEPVEAQGKYSDFEACYSVKTVCGQVPRYNAIKVKYQNEEGAEISTIETGFYARVLQHEIDHLNGTLITDVLTPDCLQGTFEEMAKLRRESLSEEKKILFDKLIKQKNLTQKE
- a CDS encoding coproporphyrinogen III oxidase; this translates as MTQRESTAKWFEELRDQICGSYEQIEIDHAKEHNLVAGKFIKKPWEREGGGGGAMSIMHGNVFEKVGVNISTVHGIFSEEFRKQIPGAAENPEFFATGISLVAHMCSPLVPAVHFNTRYIETTKSWFGGGADLTPMYADDKETKIFHQSFKEACDKHDLDYYPKFKKACDEYFFLKHRNEPRGIGGIFYDYLNTGSFNNDFAFTKDVGIAMRDIYPVIARNKMDLSWTQEQRKHQLIKRGRYVEFNLLYDRGTSFGLATGGNVEAILMSLPPEVKWP